A genomic stretch from Lysobacter ciconiae includes:
- a CDS encoding heme ABC transporter permease, with product MNPIVLWFHKLGSPPTFDRFAARWAPWAYGLGLLVMAWGIYGALFTVPADYQQGDSFRILYIHVPAAWMSLAVFGLMAIYAAIALVWRIKLCEILAMACAPIGAGFTLITLATGSIWGKPMWGTWWDWDPRLTTQLILLFLYLGVIGLYNAIDDRRSAARAAGLLAIVGVVLLPIIRYSVVWWNSLHQGQTIRLLGESTMDPSMLQPLIWMLVGTKLWFIGALLVRARADNLRRESGKAWVAALASAPTGDRPQTSPGISP from the coding sequence ATGAATCCCATCGTTCTGTGGTTCCACAAACTCGGTTCGCCTCCCACCTTCGACCGTTTCGCCGCCCGTTGGGCGCCTTGGGCGTACGGGCTGGGCCTGCTGGTGATGGCGTGGGGTATTTATGGCGCCCTGTTCACCGTGCCGGCCGACTACCAGCAGGGCGACAGCTTCCGCATCCTGTACATCCACGTGCCGGCGGCATGGATGAGCCTGGCGGTGTTCGGCCTGATGGCGATCTACGCCGCGATCGCGCTGGTCTGGCGGATCAAGCTGTGCGAGATCCTGGCGATGGCCTGTGCACCGATCGGCGCCGGGTTCACCCTGATTACCCTGGCCACCGGCTCGATCTGGGGCAAGCCGATGTGGGGCACCTGGTGGGACTGGGACCCGCGCCTGACCACCCAGCTGATCCTGCTGTTCCTGTATCTGGGCGTGATCGGCCTGTACAACGCGATTGATGACCGCCGCAGTGCAGCGCGTGCCGCAGGCCTGCTGGCGATTGTCGGCGTGGTGTTGCTGCCGATCATCCGTTACTCGGTGGTGTGGTGGAACTCGCTGCACCAGGGCCAGACGATCCGCCTGCTGGGGGAGTCGACGATGGACCCCAGCATGCTGCAGCCGCTGATCTGGATGCTGGTCGGTACCAAGCTGTGGTTCATCGGCGCGCTGCTGGTGCGCGCGCGCGCCGACAACCTGCGCCGCGAATCGGGCAAGGCCTGGGTCGCCGCGCTGGCGTCCGCGCCGACCGGTGACAGGCCCCAGACGAGCCCGGGTATCTCGCCATGA
- a CDS encoding pyridoxal phosphate-dependent aminotransferase — MSTNATAPSVPTPETKLPKVGTTIFTVMSQLAADHNAVNLGQGFPDFDPPERLVEALARAMRDGRNQYAPMSGIPTLREAIAEKTERCYGYRPDVDAEITVTSGGSEAILDAIHAVVRPGEEVIVLDPCYDCYEPAIEMAGGIPVHVPLDPHTFAPDWNLIRAAVTPQTRMLMINSPHNPSGATLDADDIEQLTALLRDTDIYLLSDEVYEHIVFDGARHESVLRYRELRERAFVISSFGKTYHCTGWKVGYCVAPPALSAEFRKVHQYNTFCTFAPAQFAFAEMIRDEPEHYLELGAFYQPMRDRFREQLMTTRFKPLPVPGGYFQLVDYSAVSDLDDAEFCRWLAIEHGVAAIPLSPFYGTPPAGQRLVRLCFAKSEATRDAAIKRLEKL, encoded by the coding sequence ATGTCGACCAACGCCACCGCCCCCAGCGTGCCCACCCCGGAAACCAAGTTGCCCAAGGTGGGCACGACGATCTTCACCGTGATGTCGCAACTGGCCGCTGACCACAACGCGGTCAACCTGGGTCAGGGGTTTCCCGACTTCGATCCGCCGGAACGGTTGGTGGAGGCCCTCGCCAGGGCGATGCGCGACGGACGCAACCAGTACGCGCCGATGAGCGGCATCCCGACGCTGCGCGAGGCGATCGCGGAGAAGACCGAGCGCTGCTACGGCTACCGGCCCGATGTGGATGCCGAGATCACCGTCACCTCCGGCGGCAGCGAGGCGATCCTGGACGCGATCCACGCCGTGGTCCGGCCTGGCGAGGAGGTGATCGTCCTGGATCCCTGTTACGACTGTTACGAGCCCGCCATCGAGATGGCCGGTGGCATTCCCGTCCACGTGCCGCTGGATCCGCACACCTTCGCCCCCGACTGGAACCTGATCCGCGCTGCGGTCACACCGCAGACCCGGATGCTGATGATCAACAGCCCGCACAATCCGTCCGGCGCGACGCTGGATGCGGACGACATCGAGCAACTGACCGCGCTGTTGCGCGATACCGACATCTACCTGCTGTCGGACGAGGTCTACGAGCATATCGTCTTTGACGGCGCGCGCCACGAGTCGGTGCTGCGCTATCGGGAACTGCGCGAGCGCGCGTTCGTGATCTCCAGTTTCGGCAAGACCTACCACTGCACCGGATGGAAGGTCGGCTATTGCGTGGCGCCGCCGGCCTTGAGCGCCGAATTCCGCAAGGTCCACCAGTACAACACCTTCTGCACCTTCGCCCCGGCGCAGTTCGCCTTCGCGGAGATGATCCGCGACGAGCCGGAGCACTACCTGGAGCTGGGCGCGTTCTATCAGCCCATGCGCGATCGTTTCCGCGAGCAGCTGATGACCACACGCTTCAAGCCCCTGCCGGTGCCGGGCGGCTACTTCCAGCTGGTCGATTACTCGGCGGTGAGTGATCTGGACGATGCCGAATTCTGCCGCTGGTTGGCGATCGAGCACGGCGTCGCCGCGATTCCGCTGTCCCCGTTCTATGGCACGCCACCGGCCGGGCAGCGGCTGGTCCGCCTGTGCTTTGCCAAGAGCGAAGCCACCCGCGATGCGGCGATCAAACGATTGGAGAAGCTGTGA
- the ccmB gene encoding heme exporter protein CcmB, translating to MSSALPGLPGSAKALMKRDLRLLWRRRGDAFQPALFALLVVVLFALALGGEPDTLAAVAGAVLWVAILLAGLLSLDTLFRGDAEDGSLEQWMLAPVPLGWLVGVRTLMHWATTALPLLLAAPFLAELMHLPRAQLPVLMAALALGTPLLSLLGAVVAALTVGMRRSGILVALLALPLYVPVLVFGAGSVAAAAQGLDPVGPLLLLGAGLAVALVLAPLVAAAAIRIALN from the coding sequence ATGAGCAGCGCCCTGCCCGGTCTTCCCGGCTCCGCAAAGGCGCTGATGAAGCGCGACCTGCGCCTGCTGTGGCGCCGCCGCGGCGATGCGTTCCAGCCCGCGTTGTTCGCGCTGCTGGTGGTGGTGCTGTTCGCGCTGGCCCTCGGCGGCGAGCCCGACACCCTTGCCGCGGTCGCGGGGGCGGTGCTCTGGGTCGCGATCCTGCTGGCCGGCCTGCTCTCGCTGGACACACTGTTTCGCGGCGATGCCGAGGACGGGTCCCTGGAGCAATGGATGCTCGCGCCGGTGCCGCTGGGCTGGCTGGTCGGCGTGCGCACCCTCATGCACTGGGCGACCACGGCCCTGCCGCTGCTACTCGCAGCGCCGTTCCTGGCCGAACTGATGCACCTGCCGCGGGCCCAATTGCCCGTGCTGATGGCCGCCCTGGCACTGGGTACTCCCCTGCTGAGCCTGCTGGGCGCCGTGGTTGCCGCATTGACCGTTGGAATGAGGCGCTCCGGTATACTTGTCGCCTTGCTGGCCCTACCCCTTTACGTGCCTGTGCTGGTCTTCGGCGCCGGCAGCGTCGCTGCAGCGGCGCAGGGGCTGGATCCGGTCGGCCCGCTGCTCCTGCTGGGCGCCGGACTGGCGGTAGCGCTGGTGCTGGCGCCACTGGTGGCAGCAGCGGCGATCCGGATCGCTCTGAATTGA
- the ccmA gene encoding heme ABC exporter ATP-binding protein CcmA, which yields MTAADRSAPPLLAARGLHFARNDDPVFGPLDFSVDAGEALLVQGGNGSGKTTLLRVLAGLLRADGGEVDVDGQRARASRRARAIAYMGHLPGFKADLSAMENLSFLCGLQGRRRNQLPINALAIVGLGGYEDALARQLSAGQKKRLSLARLWLSPAPLWLLDEPYANLDLEGIELVNRMIQAHLRSGGAALVTTHGAYAAPPVRTRMLEMVRPSSGAIA from the coding sequence ATGACCGCCGCCGATCGATCCGCCCCGCCCCTGCTTGCCGCCCGCGGCCTGCATTTCGCCCGCAATGACGACCCCGTGTTCGGCCCGCTGGATTTCTCGGTGGACGCGGGCGAAGCGCTGCTCGTGCAAGGCGGCAATGGCTCCGGCAAGACCACGCTGCTGCGCGTGCTGGCCGGCCTGCTGCGCGCCGACGGCGGCGAGGTGGATGTCGACGGGCAGCGGGCGCGGGCGTCGCGCCGGGCGCGGGCCATTGCCTACATGGGGCATCTGCCCGGCTTCAAGGCCGACCTGAGCGCGATGGAAAACCTGTCCTTCCTGTGCGGCCTGCAGGGACGGCGGCGCAACCAGCTGCCGATCAATGCCCTGGCCATCGTCGGGCTGGGCGGATACGAGGACGCGCTCGCGCGCCAGCTGTCCGCCGGCCAGAAGAAGCGGCTGTCACTCGCGCGGCTGTGGTTGTCGCCGGCACCGCTGTGGCTGCTGGATGAGCCCTACGCCAACCTGGACCTGGAAGGCATCGAGCTGGTCAACCGGATGATCCAGGCACACCTGCGCAGCGGCGGGGCGGCCCTGGTGACGACCCACGGTGCCTACGCGGCGCCGCCGGTGCGCACGCGCATGCTCGAGATGGTCCGGCCGTCCAGCGGGGCAATCGCATGA
- a CDS encoding slipin family protein — protein sequence MNLVMYFPILVIIALFFFSAIKILREYERGVVFQLGRFWKVKGPGLILLIPVVQQMVRVDMRTIVMDVPSQDLITRDNVSVQVNAVVYFRVVDAEKAIIAVEHFYEATSQLAQTTLRSVLGQHELDQLLAERDKLNNDIRSILDNQTDAWGIKVANVEIKHVDINETMVRAIARQAEAERVRRAKIIHAEGEQQAAEKLVEAARIMGADPRAIQLRYLQTLTEIAGDRTSTIVFPLPMDLVEPMLARLKEPAVATRDAQAARAPTGPGTITHAGDADA from the coding sequence ATGAACCTGGTCATGTACTTCCCGATACTGGTGATCATCGCGCTGTTCTTCTTCAGCGCCATCAAGATACTTCGCGAGTACGAACGCGGGGTGGTGTTCCAGCTCGGCCGGTTCTGGAAGGTCAAGGGTCCGGGTCTGATCCTGCTGATACCCGTCGTGCAGCAGATGGTCCGCGTCGACATGCGCACCATCGTCATGGACGTGCCCTCGCAGGACCTGATCACCCGCGACAACGTGTCCGTCCAGGTGAACGCGGTGGTGTACTTCCGGGTCGTGGATGCCGAGAAGGCGATCATCGCGGTGGAGCATTTCTACGAGGCCACCAGCCAGCTGGCACAGACCACGTTGCGCTCCGTGCTTGGGCAGCACGAACTGGACCAGCTGCTGGCCGAGCGCGACAAGCTCAACAACGACATCCGTTCCATCCTCGACAACCAGACCGACGCCTGGGGCATCAAGGTGGCGAACGTCGAGATCAAGCACGTCGACATCAACGAGACGATGGTGCGCGCCATCGCCCGCCAGGCCGAGGCCGAGCGCGTGCGGCGAGCCAAGATCATCCACGCCGAGGGCGAGCAGCAGGCCGCGGAGAAGCTGGTCGAGGCGGCCCGGATCATGGGGGCCGACCCGCGCGCGATCCAGCTGCGCTACCTGCAGACGCTGACCGAGATCGCCGGGGACCGCACCTCCACGATCGTGTTCCCGCTGCCGATGGATCTCGTCGAGCCCATGCTGGCGCGGCTGAAGGAACCCGCCGTCGCCACGCGCGATGCGCAGGCTGCGCGCGCTCCCACCGGGCCGGGCACGATCACCCATGCAGGAGACGCAGACGCATGA
- a CDS encoding SDR family NAD(P)-dependent oxidoreductase yields MDIDTTAGEEAENRDPANIAFLQADVSSKAAALDAVDLAISRFGKLTGLVNNAHASRQKPLMELTEEDWALSFGTGFNATLFFMRAAYPQLLKSGGSIVNFGSGAGLTGLETQASYAAAKEAIRGLSRVAANEWAKDRIRVNVVCPKAETEGVRKWKASHPEHYQEAASRIPLGYFGDPEKDVAPVVAFLLSDDSRYMTGQTLMADGGSIQLR; encoded by the coding sequence GTGGACATCGACACCACCGCCGGCGAGGAAGCGGAGAATCGCGACCCCGCCAATATCGCTTTCCTGCAGGCCGATGTGTCCAGCAAAGCCGCCGCGCTGGATGCGGTCGACCTGGCGATTTCGCGGTTTGGCAAGCTGACCGGACTGGTCAACAACGCCCACGCGTCAAGGCAGAAGCCGTTGATGGAACTGACCGAGGAGGATTGGGCGCTGTCGTTTGGAACCGGGTTCAATGCGACCCTGTTTTTCATGCGCGCCGCCTATCCACAACTGCTCAAGAGCGGTGGATCCATCGTCAACTTCGGCTCCGGCGCCGGGCTGACCGGCCTGGAAACACAGGCGAGCTACGCCGCGGCCAAAGAAGCCATCCGGGGCCTGAGCCGGGTCGCGGCCAATGAGTGGGCGAAGGACCGGATCCGGGTCAATGTCGTCTGTCCCAAGGCGGAGACCGAGGGCGTGCGCAAATGGAAGGCCAGCCATCCGGAGCACTACCAGGAAGCGGCCTCCCGCATCCCACTCGGCTATTTCGGCGATCCCGAGAAGGACGTCGCTCCGGTGGTGGCTTTCCTGTTGAGCGACGACAGCCGCTACATGACCGGACAGACGTTGATGGCCGACGGCGGGTCGATCCAGCTGCGGTGA
- a CDS encoding thioredoxin family protein translates to MSQDYATTAPTREELDAMPGICVIEFGTSWCGHCQRAQAPIAAAFAPHTELKHIKVEDGPGRRLGRSFRVKLWPTLVFLRDGEEVARVVRPTDGAALADALAAVGLG, encoded by the coding sequence ATGAGTCAGGATTACGCCACCACCGCGCCGACGCGGGAAGAATTGGACGCGATGCCAGGCATCTGCGTCATCGAGTTCGGCACCTCGTGGTGCGGCCACTGCCAGCGTGCGCAGGCGCCCATCGCCGCCGCCTTTGCGCCCCATACCGAACTGAAGCACATCAAGGTGGAGGACGGCCCGGGCCGGCGCCTGGGGCGGTCGTTCCGGGTCAAACTGTGGCCCACGCTGGTTTTCCTGCGTGATGGCGAGGAAGTGGCGCGCGTGGTCCGACCCACCGACGGGGCGGCCCTGGCGGATGCGCTTGCAGCCG
- a CDS encoding NfeD family protein, producing the protein MTSLTKWLSVLGLVACLLVLVRPAAADAQRPAASAEPGGVVVLDIKGGIGPANRDYLVRGLQRAAEDSAAAVVLRIDTPGGLDAATRDINQAILASAVPVIGWVAPQGARAASAGTYVLYACHLAAMAPATALGAATPVQMGGAAPGRTRGHDPAAPAGSDEGADEAPASQSADPMSHKVVNDAVAYLRSLAELRGRDTGFAEAAVRDAATLSADQALQRHVVEIIADSLDSLLAQADGREVQLASGSVVLATRGASVKEMAPDWRSSLLAVLTNPSVAYILLLAGMYGLLLEGYSPGAVLPGVTGAICLLLALYALQVLPVNYAGVGLIALGVLLMGLEFSAPSFGALGIGGVLALVAGSLILFDTDVPGFGVPGQLILGIGVASALSFMGLVWLMARSRSRPVSASAGTMIGQRAIAMENFVGRGHVRIRGEVWQAECDLPVTRGQALQVQALDGLLLHVIPIGPVDAARAGKKGVPP; encoded by the coding sequence ATGACGTCGCTCACAAAGTGGCTGTCTGTACTGGGGTTGGTTGCCTGCCTGCTGGTCCTGGTGCGGCCGGCTGCCGCGGACGCGCAGCGGCCTGCGGCATCCGCGGAGCCGGGCGGGGTGGTCGTGCTCGACATCAAGGGCGGAATCGGCCCGGCCAACCGCGACTACCTGGTGCGCGGCCTGCAGCGCGCGGCCGAGGACTCCGCTGCTGCGGTGGTCCTGCGCATCGATACACCCGGCGGTCTGGACGCCGCGACGCGCGACATCAACCAGGCCATCCTTGCGTCCGCGGTGCCGGTGATCGGCTGGGTGGCGCCGCAGGGCGCCCGGGCCGCCAGCGCAGGCACCTATGTCCTCTATGCCTGCCATCTGGCAGCGATGGCTCCGGCGACCGCACTGGGCGCGGCGACGCCCGTGCAGATGGGCGGGGCTGCACCGGGCCGCACCAGGGGCCATGACCCTGCCGCGCCTGCCGGATCCGATGAAGGCGCCGACGAGGCACCCGCCAGTCAGTCCGCGGACCCGATGTCGCACAAGGTGGTCAATGACGCGGTCGCCTACCTGCGCAGCCTGGCGGAATTGCGCGGCCGTGACACCGGCTTCGCCGAAGCAGCGGTGCGCGATGCCGCCACGCTGTCGGCCGATCAGGCGCTGCAAAGGCACGTGGTGGAGATCATCGCCGACAGCCTGGATAGCCTGCTGGCCCAGGCCGATGGTCGCGAAGTCCAGCTGGCAAGCGGCAGCGTGGTGCTTGCCACCCGAGGCGCGTCCGTCAAAGAGATGGCGCCCGATTGGCGCTCCAGCCTGCTGGCAGTGCTGACCAACCCGTCGGTCGCCTACATCCTCCTGCTGGCCGGAATGTACGGGTTGCTGCTGGAGGGTTACAGCCCCGGCGCCGTGCTGCCCGGCGTCACCGGCGCCATCTGCCTGCTGCTGGCGCTGTATGCACTGCAGGTGCTGCCGGTCAACTACGCGGGGGTGGGCCTGATTGCCCTGGGGGTCCTGCTGATGGGGCTGGAGTTCTCCGCGCCCAGCTTCGGTGCGCTCGGGATCGGCGGGGTGCTCGCGCTGGTGGCGGGCTCCTTGATCCTGTTTGACACCGACGTGCCCGGCTTTGGCGTGCCGGGGCAACTGATTCTCGGGATTGGCGTTGCCAGCGCCCTGTCATTCATGGGGCTGGTGTGGCTGATGGCGCGATCGCGCTCGCGTCCCGTCTCTGCATCCGCCGGTACGATGATCGGCCAGCGCGCCATCGCGATGGAGAATTTCGTCGGCCGCGGCCACGTGCGCATCCGCGGCGAGGTCTGGCAGGCCGAGTGCGACCTGCCGGTGACCCGCGGCCAGGCCCTGCAGGTGCAGGCCCTCGACGGCCTGTTGCTGCACGTCATCCCAATTGGTCCGGTGGACGCCGCGCGGGCCGGCAAAAAAGGAGTTCCACCATGA
- a CDS encoding amidohydrolase, with product MDNLRVSLVQGETLWHDPAGNREYYGGLIASLRGLTDLVVLPETFTSGFSNDAIEDAETMDGESVAWMREQARALDAAVTGSVQIRDGDKVFNRMLFATPDGGLHSYDKRHLFRYAGEHKRYAPGRDRLTVEWKGWRICPMVCYDLRFPVFSRNRFDVEREGAPDYDLALYVANWPAARAHAWKTLLRARAIENLCFVAGVNRVGTDGNDLAYSGDSAVIDYVGDALSECTDRELLTTTTLLAAGLSAHREHFPAILDADRFELE from the coding sequence ATGGACAACCTTCGTGTCTCCCTCGTCCAGGGCGAAACGCTCTGGCACGACCCGGCCGGCAACCGCGAGTATTACGGCGGCCTGATCGCGTCCCTGCGTGGCCTGACCGATCTGGTGGTGTTGCCCGAGACCTTCACCAGCGGTTTCTCCAACGATGCCATTGAAGACGCCGAAACCATGGACGGCGAATCGGTGGCGTGGATGCGCGAGCAGGCCAGGGCGCTGGACGCGGCGGTTACCGGAAGCGTGCAGATCCGCGACGGCGACAAGGTCTTCAACCGGATGCTGTTCGCTACGCCCGATGGCGGCCTGCACAGCTACGACAAGCGCCACCTGTTCCGTTACGCCGGCGAGCACAAGCGCTACGCCCCCGGCCGAGACCGGCTGACGGTGGAGTGGAAAGGCTGGCGTATCTGCCCCATGGTCTGCTACGACCTGCGATTCCCGGTGTTTTCCCGCAACCGTTTCGATGTCGAGCGCGAGGGGGCGCCGGACTACGACCTGGCCCTGTATGTCGCCAACTGGCCCGCGGCGCGTGCGCATGCCTGGAAGACGCTGCTGCGGGCGCGGGCGATCGAAAACCTCTGCTTCGTGGCGGGCGTCAACCGCGTCGGTACCGACGGCAACGACCTGGCCTATTCCGGTGACAGCGCGGTGATCGATTACGTGGGCGATGCGCTGAGCGAATGCACCGATCGCGAGCTGCTCACCACCACGACCCTGCTCGCGGCCGGATTGAGCGCCCACCGTGAGCATTTCCCGGCCATACTGGACGCGGACCGCTTCGAGCTGGAGTGA